One window of Streptococcus suis genomic DNA carries:
- a CDS encoding magnesium transporter CorA family protein, translating to MKQIFLSTMTDLEEIQTFEPGAWINLVNPSQSESMEVSEHYKIDIADLRAPLDAEETSRITVEDDYTLIVVDVPILEERNNKTYYITIPLGIILTDDAIITTCLEPLPLFDQFIHRRLRNFFTFMKSRFVFQILYRNAQLYLSALRTIDRKSEEIEKQLHEATRNEELIVLMELEKTIVYFKASLKTNERLVKKLASSTRLLRKYEEDEDLLEDTLVETQQAIEMADIYGSILNSMTHAFASIISNNQNTIMKTLALMTIVMSIPTMVFSAYGMNFKDNIIPFNDIPHAFWWIILFAFAISLSLTFYFIRKRWF from the coding sequence ATGAAACAGATTTTTCTATCAACTATGACTGATTTAGAAGAAATCCAAACCTTTGAACCAGGCGCTTGGATCAACTTGGTCAACCCCTCCCAGAGTGAGTCCATGGAAGTGTCCGAGCATTACAAGATTGATATCGCCGACCTGAGGGCACCTCTCGATGCAGAAGAAACTTCTCGTATCACGGTCGAAGATGACTACACCTTGATTGTCGTCGACGTTCCCATCTTGGAAGAGCGGAATAACAAGACCTACTATATCACCATTCCGCTTGGTATTATCCTGACAGATGACGCCATTATCACGACCTGTTTAGAGCCACTGCCGCTCTTTGATCAATTTATCCACAGACGCCTGCGCAACTTCTTTACCTTTATGAAGTCACGCTTCGTTTTCCAAATTCTCTATCGAAATGCCCAGCTCTACCTGTCTGCCCTGCGGACCATTGACCGAAAGAGCGAGGAAATCGAGAAACAGCTCCACGAAGCCACTCGAAATGAAGAACTGATTGTCCTCATGGAATTGGAAAAAACTATCGTCTACTTCAAGGCCTCTCTCAAAACCAATGAACGCCTGGTCAAAAAACTGGCCAGCTCCACCCGCCTCCTCCGCAAATACGAGGAGGATGAGGACTTGCTGGAAGATACCCTGGTCGAAACCCAACAGGCTATTGAGATGGCGGACATCTATGGTTCTATCCTGAACTCCATGACCCATGCCTTTGCCTCAATCATTTCTAACAACCAGAATACCATTATGAAAACCCTGGCCCTCATGACCATCGTCATGTCCATACCGACCATGGTCTTCTCGGCTTACGGCATGAACTTCAAGGACAATATTATTCCCTTCAATGAT